In Marmota flaviventris isolate mMarFla1 chromosome 17, mMarFla1.hap1, whole genome shotgun sequence, a single genomic region encodes these proteins:
- the LOC114101979 gene encoding LOW QUALITY PROTEIN: zinc finger and BTB domain-containing protein 44-like (The sequence of the model RefSeq protein was modified relative to this genomic sequence to represent the inferred CDS: inserted 1 base in 1 codon; substituted 1 base at 1 genomic stop codon), translated as MGVKTFTHSSSSHSQEMLGKLNMLRNDGHFCDITIRVQDKIFRAHKVVLAACSDFFRTKLVGQAEDENKNVLDLHHVTVTGFIPLLEYAYTATPSINTENIIDVLAAASYMQMFSVASTCSEFMKSSILWNTPNSQPEKGLDAGQESNSTCNFTTRDGSISPVSPECSVVERTIPVCREXRRKRKSYIVMSPESPVKCSTQTSSPQVLNSSASYTENRNQPVDSSLAFPWTFPFGIDRRIQPEKAKQAENTRTLELPGPSEAGRRMADYVTCESTKTTLPLGTKEDVRVKVERLSDEEVHEEVSQPVSASQSSLSDQQTVPGSEQVQEDLLISPQSSSIGSVDEGVTEGLPTLQSTSSTNAHADDDDLLESVQYPYRLYIAPSTSSTERPSPNGPDRPFQCPTCGVRFTRIQNLKRHMLIHSGIKPFQCDRCGKKFTRAYXLKMHRLKHEVIS; from the exons atggGTGTGAAAACATTTACTCATAGCTCCTCTTCCCACAGCCAGGAAATGCTTGGAAAACTAAACATGCTGCGAAATGATGGACATTTTTGTGATATCACTATTCGTGTCCAGGACAAAATCTTCCGGGCACATAAGGTGGTACTAGCAGCTTGCAGTGATTTCTTTCGCACCAAACTTGTAGGCCAAGCAGAGGATGAGAACAAAAATGTGTTGGATCTGCATCATGTTACAGTGACTGGCTTTATACCCCTTTTAGAATATGCTTACACAGCTACTCCTTCAATTAACACAGAAAATATTATTGATGTTCTAGCTGCAGCCAGCTATATGCAAATGTTTAGTGTTGCTAGCACCTGCTCAGAGTTCATGAAATCAAGTATTTTATGGAATACACCCAATAGCCAGCCAGAAAAGGGTCTAGATGCTGGACAAGAAAGTAATTCTACCTGCAATTTTACTACTCGAGATGGAAGCATTTCCCCAGTGTCTCCAGAATGCAGTGTGGTGGAAAGAACCATTCCTGTCTGCCGAG TCCGGAGAAAACGCAAAAGTTACATTGTTATGTCTCCTGAGAGTCCTGTAAAGTGTAGCACACAAACAAGTTCACCCCAAGTATTAAACTCTTCAGCTTCCTAcacagaaaatagaaatcaacCAGTTGACTCTTCATTAGCTTTTCCCTGGACTTTTCCTTTTGGAATTGATCGAAGGATTCAACCTGAAAAGGCTAAGCAAGCAGAAAATACCCGGACTTTAGAGTTACCTGGCCCATCTGAGGCAGGTAGAAGAATGGCTGACTATGTGACTTGTGAGAGCACAAAAACTACCCTTCCTCTGGGTACCAAAGAAGATGTCCGGGTCAAAGTAGAAAGGTTAAGTGATGAGGAGGTCCATGAAGAAGTGTCTCAGCCTGTCAGTGCATCTCAGAGTTCACTGAGTGATCAGCAGACAGTGCCAGGAAGTGAACAAGTCCAAGAGGACCTTCTGATTAGTCCACAGTCTTC ctctaTAGGCTCAGTAGATGAAGGCGTTACTGAGGGGTTGCCTACACTTCAAAGCACTTCTAGCACTAATGCTCATGCGGATGATGATGATCTATTGGAAAGTGTTCAGTATCCCTACCGACTCTACATTGCTCCTTCCACCAGCAGTACAGAACGACCAAGTCCAAATGGTCCAGACAGACCTTTTCAATGTCCAACCTGTGGGGTGCGATTCACCCGTATTCAGAACCTAAAACGGCACATGCTCATCCACTCAGGAATTAAACCATTTCAGTGTGACCGCTGTGGGAAAAAGTTCACCAGGGCTTACTAGCTAAAGATGCATCGCCTAAAGCATGAAGTGATTTCCTAG
- the Kat2a gene encoding histone acetyltransferase KAT2A isoform X2 yields MAEPSQAPTPATAAQPRPLHSPAPAPTPTPAPSPASVPTPAPTPAPAPAPAAAPAGSTGTGGPGMGSGGTGSGGDPARPGLSQQQRASQRKAQVRGLPRAKKLEKLGVFSACKANETCKCNGWKNPKPPTAPRMDLQQPAANLSELCRSCEHPLADHVSHLENVSEDEINRLLGMVVDVENLFMSVHKEEDTDTKQVYFYLFKLLRKCILQMTRPVVEGSLGSPPFEKPNIEQGVLNFVQYKFSHLAPRERQTMFELSKMFLLCLNYWKLETPAQFRQRSQSEDVATYKVNYTRWLCYCHVPQSCDSLPRYETTHVFGRSLLRSIFTVTRRQLLEKFRVEKDKLVPEKRTLILTHFPKFLSMLEEEIYGANSPIWESGFTMPPSEGTQLVPRPATVSAAVVPSTPIFSPTMGGGSNSSLSLDSAGAEPMPGEKRKLPENLTLEDAKRLRVMGDIPMELVNEVMLTITDPAAMLGPETSLLSANAARDETARLEERRGIIEFHVIGNSLTPKANRRVLLWLVGLQNVFSHQLPRMPKEYIARLVFDPKHKTLALIKDGRVIGGICFRMFPTQGFTEIVFCAVTSNEQVKGYGTHLMNHLKEYHIKHSILYFLTYADEYAIGYFKKQGFSKDIKVPKSRYLGYIKDYEGATLMECELNPRIPYTELSHIIKKQKEIIKKLIERKQAQIRKVYPGLSCFKEGVRQIPVESVPGIRETGWKPLGKEKGKELKDPDQLYTTLKNLLAQIKSHPSAWPFMEPVKKSEAPDYYEVIRFPIDLKTMTERLRSRYYVTRKLFVADLQRVIANCREYNPPDSEYCRCASALEKFFYFKLKEGGLIDK; encoded by the exons ATGGCGGAACCTTCCCAGGCCCCGACCCCGGCCACGGCCGCGCAGCCCCGGCCCCTTcattccccagcccctgccccaacTCCGACTCCTGCGCCCAGCCCCGCTTCAGTCCCGACTCCGGCTCCCACTCCGGCACCAGCCCCCGCTCCAGCTGCAGCCCCAGCTGGGAGCACAGGGACTGGGGGGCCCGGGATGGGAAGTGGAGGAACTGGGAGCGGGGGGGATCCGGCTCGACCTGGCCTGAGCCAGCAGCAGCGCGCCAGCCAGAGGAAGGCGCAAGTCCGGGGTCTGCCGCGTGCCAAGAAGCTTGAGAAGCTAGGGGTCTTCTCGGCTTGCAAG GCCAATGAAACCTGTAAGTGTAATGGCTGGAAAAACCCCAAGCCCCCCACCGCACCCCGCATGGACCTGCAGCAGCCAGCTGCCAACCTGAGCGAGCTGTGCCGCAGCTGTGAGCACCCCTTAG CTGACCATGTATCCCACCTGGAGAATGTGTCAGAGGATGAGATTAATCGACTGCTGGGGATGGTGGTGGATGTGGAGAATCTGTTCATGTCTGTTCACAAGGAGGAAGACACAGACACCAAGCAGGTTTATTTCTACCTCTTCAAG CTCCTGCGGAAATGCATTCTACAGATGACCCGGCCTGTTGTGGAGGGGTCCTTGGGCAGCCCTCCTTTTGAGAAGCCTAACATTGAACAG GGTGTGCTGAACTTTGTGCAGTACAAGTTTAGTCACCTGGCTCCCCGAGAGCGGCAGACAATGTTCGAGCTCTCAAAGATGTTCCTGCTCTGCCTTAACTACTGGAAGCTTGAGACACCTGCCCAATTTCGGCAGAGGTCCCAGTCAGAGGATGTGGCTACCTACAAGGTCAATTACACCAG ATGGCTGTGTTACTGCCATGTACCCCAGAGCTGCGATAGCCTCCCCCGCTATGAGACCACCCATGTCTTTGGACGAAGCCTTCTACGGTCCATTTTCACTGTTACTCGCCGGCAGCTGCTGGAAAAGTTCCGAGTAGAAAAGGACAAGCTGGTGCCTGAGAAGAGGACCCTCATCCTTACTCACTTTCCCAA ATTCCTGTCCATGCTTGAGGAGGAGATCTACGGGGCAAACTCTCCTATCTGGGAGTCAGGCTTCACCATGCCACCTTCAGAAGGGACACAGTTGGTTCCCCGGCCAG ctACAGTCAGTGCAGCAGTTGTTCCCAGCACCCCCATCTTCAGCCCCACCATGGGCGGGGGCAGCAACAGCTCCCTGAGTCTGGATTCTGCAGGGGCCGAGCCCATGCCAG GCGAGAAGAGGAAGCTTCCAGAGAACCTGACACTTGAGGATGCCAAACGACTCCGTGTGATGGGCGATATCCCCATGGAGCTGGTCAACGAAGTCATGCTGACCATCACTGACCCTGCTGCCATGCTGGGGCCTGAG acaAGCCTGCTGTCAGCCAATGCGGCTCGGGATGAGACAGCCCGCCTGGAGGAGCGCCGCGGCATCATCGAGTTCCATGTCATCGGCAACTCGCTGACACCAAAGGCCAATCGGCGGGTGTTGCTTTGGCTTGTGGGGCTGCAGAATGTCTTCTCCCACCAGCTGCCACGCATGCCCAAGGAGTATATCGCCCGCCTCGTCTTTGACCC GAAGCACAAGACTCTGGCCTTGATCAAAGATGGGCGGGTCATCGGTGGAATCTGCTTCCGAATGTTTCCCACCCAGGGCTTCACAGAGATTGTCTTCTGTGCTGTCACCTCAAATGAACAGGTCAAG GGCTATGGCACTCACCTGATGAACCACCTGAAGGAGTATCACATCAAGCACAGCATCCTCTACTTCCTCACCTACGCTGATGAGTACGCCATTGGCTACTTCAAAAAGCAG GGCTTCTCCAAGGACATCAAGGTGCCCAAGAGCCGCTACCTAGGCTACATCAAGGACTATGAGGGAGCAACACTGATGGAGTGTGAGCTGAACCCCCGGATCCCCTACACGGAGCTGTCCCACAtcatcaagaagcagaaagag ATCATCAAGAAGTTGATCGAGCGCAAACAGGCCCAGATCCGCAAGGTCTACCCTGGGCTCAGCTGCTTTAAGGAGGGTGTGAGGCAGATCCCTGTGGAGAGCGTCCCCGGCATTC GAGAAACAGGCTGGAAGCCattggggaaggagaaggg CAAGGAACTGAAGGACCCTGACCAGCTGTACACAACCCTCAAAAACCTGCTGGCCCAAATCAAG TCACACCCCAGTGCCTGGCCCTTCATGGAGCCTGTGAAGAAATCAGAGGCCCCTGACTACTACGAGGTCATTCGCTTCCCCATTG ACCTGAAGACCATGACAGAGCGGCTGCGCAGCCGCTACTACGTGACCCGAAAGCTCTTTGTGGCCGACCTGCAGCGGGTGATCGCCAACTGCCGCGAGTACAACCCCCCCGACAGTGAGTACTGTCGCTGTGCCAGTGCGCTGGAGAAGTTCTTCTACTTCAAGCTTAAGGAAGGAGGACTCATCGACAAGTAG
- the Hspb9 gene encoding heat shock protein beta-9, with protein sequence MQQVGNSFSNQSPSVALAESNPVATLPVRLLRDDQVAVQGSEHAKSFQMKMNAHGFTPEELVVQVDGRNLMVTGQRQIESTDPVRGGYRMEQKVHRQMQLPPGLDPTAMTCCLTPSGQLWVQGQTQSRHPPEALTGSSSFRSRGSKKGST encoded by the coding sequence ATGCAGCAGGTCGGTAACAGTTTCTCCAACCAGAGCCCCAGCGTGGCCCTCGCTGAAAGTAATCCGGTGGCCACACTGCCGGTGCGACTGCTCAGGGATGATCAGGTCGCTGTGCAGGGCAGTGAGCATGCTAAAAGTTTCCAAATGAAGATGAATGCTCATGGCTTCACCCCTGAGGAGCTGGTGGTGCAGGTGGACGGCCGAAACCTGATGGTGACCGGCCAGCGGCAGATAGAGAGTACCGACCCGGTTAGGGGAGGTTACCGCATGGAACAGAAGGTGCACCGGCAAATGCAACTACCTCCGGGCCTAGATCCCACCGCCATGACCTGCTGCCTGACCCCTTCTGGCCAATTGTGGGTCCAAGGCCAAACCCAGTCGCGGCATCCTCCTGAAGCCCTAACAGGATCATCAAGTTTCAGAAGCCGTGGCTCTAAGAAGGGTTCAACCTAG
- the Kat2a gene encoding histone acetyltransferase KAT2A isoform X1 yields MAEPSQAPTPATAAQPRPLHSPAPAPTPTPAPSPASVPTPAPTPAPAPAPAAAPAGSTGTGGPGMGSGGTGSGGDPARPGLSQQQRASQRKAQVRGLPRAKKLEKLGVFSACKANETCKCNGWKNPKPPTAPRMDLQQPAANLSELCRSCEHPLADHVSHLENVSEDEINRLLGMVVDVENLFMSVHKEEDTDTKQVYFYLFKLLRKCILQMTRPVVEGSLGSPPFEKPNIEQGVLNFVQYKFSHLAPRERQTMFELSKMFLLCLNYWKLETPAQFRQRSQSEDVATYKVNYTRWLCYCHVPQSCDSLPRYETTHVFGRSLLRSIFTVTRRQLLEKFRVEKDKLVPEKRTLILTHFPKFLSMLEEEIYGANSPIWESGFTMPPSEGTQLVPRPATVSAAVVPSTPIFSPTMGGGSNSSLSLDSAGAEPMPAGEKRKLPENLTLEDAKRLRVMGDIPMELVNEVMLTITDPAAMLGPETSLLSANAARDETARLEERRGIIEFHVIGNSLTPKANRRVLLWLVGLQNVFSHQLPRMPKEYIARLVFDPKHKTLALIKDGRVIGGICFRMFPTQGFTEIVFCAVTSNEQVKGYGTHLMNHLKEYHIKHSILYFLTYADEYAIGYFKKQGFSKDIKVPKSRYLGYIKDYEGATLMECELNPRIPYTELSHIIKKQKEIIKKLIERKQAQIRKVYPGLSCFKEGVRQIPVESVPGIRETGWKPLGKEKGKELKDPDQLYTTLKNLLAQIKSHPSAWPFMEPVKKSEAPDYYEVIRFPIDLKTMTERLRSRYYVTRKLFVADLQRVIANCREYNPPDSEYCRCASALEKFFYFKLKEGGLIDK; encoded by the exons ATGGCGGAACCTTCCCAGGCCCCGACCCCGGCCACGGCCGCGCAGCCCCGGCCCCTTcattccccagcccctgccccaacTCCGACTCCTGCGCCCAGCCCCGCTTCAGTCCCGACTCCGGCTCCCACTCCGGCACCAGCCCCCGCTCCAGCTGCAGCCCCAGCTGGGAGCACAGGGACTGGGGGGCCCGGGATGGGAAGTGGAGGAACTGGGAGCGGGGGGGATCCGGCTCGACCTGGCCTGAGCCAGCAGCAGCGCGCCAGCCAGAGGAAGGCGCAAGTCCGGGGTCTGCCGCGTGCCAAGAAGCTTGAGAAGCTAGGGGTCTTCTCGGCTTGCAAG GCCAATGAAACCTGTAAGTGTAATGGCTGGAAAAACCCCAAGCCCCCCACCGCACCCCGCATGGACCTGCAGCAGCCAGCTGCCAACCTGAGCGAGCTGTGCCGCAGCTGTGAGCACCCCTTAG CTGACCATGTATCCCACCTGGAGAATGTGTCAGAGGATGAGATTAATCGACTGCTGGGGATGGTGGTGGATGTGGAGAATCTGTTCATGTCTGTTCACAAGGAGGAAGACACAGACACCAAGCAGGTTTATTTCTACCTCTTCAAG CTCCTGCGGAAATGCATTCTACAGATGACCCGGCCTGTTGTGGAGGGGTCCTTGGGCAGCCCTCCTTTTGAGAAGCCTAACATTGAACAG GGTGTGCTGAACTTTGTGCAGTACAAGTTTAGTCACCTGGCTCCCCGAGAGCGGCAGACAATGTTCGAGCTCTCAAAGATGTTCCTGCTCTGCCTTAACTACTGGAAGCTTGAGACACCTGCCCAATTTCGGCAGAGGTCCCAGTCAGAGGATGTGGCTACCTACAAGGTCAATTACACCAG ATGGCTGTGTTACTGCCATGTACCCCAGAGCTGCGATAGCCTCCCCCGCTATGAGACCACCCATGTCTTTGGACGAAGCCTTCTACGGTCCATTTTCACTGTTACTCGCCGGCAGCTGCTGGAAAAGTTCCGAGTAGAAAAGGACAAGCTGGTGCCTGAGAAGAGGACCCTCATCCTTACTCACTTTCCCAA ATTCCTGTCCATGCTTGAGGAGGAGATCTACGGGGCAAACTCTCCTATCTGGGAGTCAGGCTTCACCATGCCACCTTCAGAAGGGACACAGTTGGTTCCCCGGCCAG ctACAGTCAGTGCAGCAGTTGTTCCCAGCACCCCCATCTTCAGCCCCACCATGGGCGGGGGCAGCAACAGCTCCCTGAGTCTGGATTCTGCAGGGGCCGAGCCCATGCCAG CAGGCGAGAAGAGGAAGCTTCCAGAGAACCTGACACTTGAGGATGCCAAACGACTCCGTGTGATGGGCGATATCCCCATGGAGCTGGTCAACGAAGTCATGCTGACCATCACTGACCCTGCTGCCATGCTGGGGCCTGAG acaAGCCTGCTGTCAGCCAATGCGGCTCGGGATGAGACAGCCCGCCTGGAGGAGCGCCGCGGCATCATCGAGTTCCATGTCATCGGCAACTCGCTGACACCAAAGGCCAATCGGCGGGTGTTGCTTTGGCTTGTGGGGCTGCAGAATGTCTTCTCCCACCAGCTGCCACGCATGCCCAAGGAGTATATCGCCCGCCTCGTCTTTGACCC GAAGCACAAGACTCTGGCCTTGATCAAAGATGGGCGGGTCATCGGTGGAATCTGCTTCCGAATGTTTCCCACCCAGGGCTTCACAGAGATTGTCTTCTGTGCTGTCACCTCAAATGAACAGGTCAAG GGCTATGGCACTCACCTGATGAACCACCTGAAGGAGTATCACATCAAGCACAGCATCCTCTACTTCCTCACCTACGCTGATGAGTACGCCATTGGCTACTTCAAAAAGCAG GGCTTCTCCAAGGACATCAAGGTGCCCAAGAGCCGCTACCTAGGCTACATCAAGGACTATGAGGGAGCAACACTGATGGAGTGTGAGCTGAACCCCCGGATCCCCTACACGGAGCTGTCCCACAtcatcaagaagcagaaagag ATCATCAAGAAGTTGATCGAGCGCAAACAGGCCCAGATCCGCAAGGTCTACCCTGGGCTCAGCTGCTTTAAGGAGGGTGTGAGGCAGATCCCTGTGGAGAGCGTCCCCGGCATTC GAGAAACAGGCTGGAAGCCattggggaaggagaaggg CAAGGAACTGAAGGACCCTGACCAGCTGTACACAACCCTCAAAAACCTGCTGGCCCAAATCAAG TCACACCCCAGTGCCTGGCCCTTCATGGAGCCTGTGAAGAAATCAGAGGCCCCTGACTACTACGAGGTCATTCGCTTCCCCATTG ACCTGAAGACCATGACAGAGCGGCTGCGCAGCCGCTACTACGTGACCCGAAAGCTCTTTGTGGCCGACCTGCAGCGGGTGATCGCCAACTGCCGCGAGTACAACCCCCCCGACAGTGAGTACTGTCGCTGTGCCAGTGCGCTGGAGAAGTTCTTCTACTTCAAGCTTAAGGAAGGAGGACTCATCGACAAGTAG